Proteins co-encoded in one Macrobrachium nipponense isolate FS-2020 chromosome 24, ASM1510439v2, whole genome shotgun sequence genomic window:
- the LOC135205855 gene encoding uncharacterized protein LOC135205855 — protein MPVIGLTFALITKESPTAGPLMAPLMAPSVALRLPRLRESTTLMLPISKTSKLILTIAGKKKEDKKEERRKQTPSSCPSHRRRQERKEEEERRRRTNPGVQYPSHRGKKKKKRKKEEEEQTPEKFISHHSRQEKKKNRRRRRRRTKRPEIHVHHILPARKKKKKKEKKKKQTPSSISITSGTKKKRRREEEEEQTSNYSPFKHSAARKKKRREEEHNAPSSCRITFRAARRRIRRRRRRTNAEFMSITSRQEEEKKRRRRRRTNVTHVHHIAARRRREEEEEQTNAEFMSITSRQEEEEKRRKKKKKRKKKRRKKKKNKLMMVMMMRRRVMETIKEVKKGGFIPKVIVESLRRVTAVHPRRADEESLYSVPGSWRE, from the exons ATGCCGGTGATTGGATTAACTTTCGCCCTCATTACAAAAGAGTCCCCGACGGCCGGGCCCCTAATGGCCCCGTTGATGGCTCCATCCGTTGCACTTCGCCTCCCCCGATTGAGAGAATCAACCACTTTGATGTTGCCGATATCCAAAACGTCGAAACTCATCCTCACAATCGCCGGCAAGAAGAAAGAagataagaaggaagaaagaagaaaacaaacgcCGAGTTCATGTCCATCACATCGCCGGCGgcaagagagaaaagaagaagaagaaagaagaagaagaacaaaccCCGGAGTTCAATATCCATCACATCGcggcaaaaagaagaagaagagaaagaaagaagaagaagaacaaacgCCGGAAAAGTTCATTTCCCATCACTCGCggcaagaaaagaagaagaatagaagaagaagaagaagaagaactaaaCGCCCAGAGATTCATGTCCATCACATCTTGccggcaaggaagaagaagaagaagaaggagaagaagaagaaacaaacgcCGAGTTCAATATCCATCACATCCGGcacaaagaagaagagaagaagagaagaagaagaagaacaaacgtCGAACTATAGTCCATTCAAGCATTCGGcggcaagaaagaagaagagaagagaagaagaacatAACGCCCCGAGTTCATGTCGCATCACATTTCGTGcggcaagaagaagaataagaagaagaagaagaagaacaaacgCCGAGTTCATGTCCATCACATCGCggcaagaagaagagaagaagagaagaagaagaagaagaacaaacgtCACTCATGTCCATCACATCgcggcaagaagaagaagagaagaagaagaagaacaaacaaACGCCGAGTTCATGTCCATCACATCgcggcaagaagaagaagagaagagaagaaagaaaaaaaaaaaaagaaaaaaaaaaagaagaaagaagaaaaagaataagttgatgatggtgatgatgatgaggaggagggtAATGGAGACCATTAAG GAAGTGAAAAAAGGGGGTTTCATCCCCAAAGTTATAGTAGAAAGTTTGAGACGAGTTACAGCTGTGCATCCGCGTCGGGCTGACGAAGAGTCTCTTTATAGTGTACCTGGCTCTTGGAGAGAATGA